A section of the Triticum dicoccoides isolate Atlit2015 ecotype Zavitan chromosome 7A, WEW_v2.0, whole genome shotgun sequence genome encodes:
- the LOC119332399 gene encoding probable potassium transporter 13: MDVEGATVQPRKKNSWGWQKGTLLLAYQSFGVVYGDLCISPVYVYKNTFSGKLRLHEEDEEILGVLSLVFWSLTLVPLLKYIILVLGADDNGEGGTFALYSLMCRRSRMGLLNSLHAGHGSVSSYNQDEPCKETRSSLAIRGFFEKHHSLRVVLLLFVLMGTSMVIGDGVLTPTMSVLSAVSGLRIKFPELHENYTVLLACVVLVGLFALQHYGTRRVGFLFAPILLSWLACIGGIGIYNIFRWNPTVVRALSPYYIYNFFRKAGRDGWSSLGGIVLCITGAEAMFADLGHFSKLSLRLGFTIVVYPCLVLAYMGEAAYLSKHREDLQSSFYKALPDRVFWPVLFIATLATAVGSQAIISATFSIISQCRALGCFPRIKVVHTSSHVHGQIYIPEVNWTLMSLCLAVTIGFRDTEMIGNAYGLAVILVMFATTCLMFLVITTVWNRSVLWAALFAAGFGSMELLYLSACLAKVPHGGWLPLLLSLATLLVMSAWHYGTAKKQEYELQNKVCLDHFIGLSSGMGLVRVPGVGFVYSDSVAGVPPMFAHFVTNFPAFHRVLVFVSLQTLTVPKVPPEERFLVGRIGRPEHRMFRCVVRYGYKEGRWDHFNFEDQLLVKVLEFLQLQQADGDGERCSTGSGEMSVIPAAPSQAVVDALASMSSGEIEYYAGGGAKKVRFEELPAAWRREETMSEVRALLEEREAGVSYMIGHTCVFAHESSSAVKKFAVNVVYGFLRRNSRRPAVVLGIPHTSLIEVGMVYRV, translated from the exons ATGGATGTGGAGGGCGCCACCGTGCAGCCGAGGAAGAAGAATTCTTGG GGTTGGCAAAAAGGGACACTTCTGCTGGCGTACCAGAGCTTCGGCGTCGTTTACGGCGACCTTTGCATATCACCCGTCTACGTGTACAAGAACACCTTCTCCGGGAAGTTGCGTCTCCACGAGGAGGATGAAGAGATCCTCGGCGTGCTATCGTTGGTTTTCTGGAGCCTCACCCTCGTACCGCTCCTCAAGTACATCATCCTCGTCCTCGGCGCAGACGACAACGGAGAAG GTGGCACGTTCGCACTGTACTCCCTGATGTGCAGGCGCTCCAGAATGGGGCTCCTCAACAGCTTGCACGCCGGCCACGGCTCCGTGTCGTCCTACAACCAGGACGAGCCCTGCAAGGAGACGCGGAGCAGCCTGGCCATCAGGGGGTTCTTCGAGAAGCACCACTCGCTGCGCGTCGTGCTGCTGCTGTTCGTCCTCATGGGCACCAGCATGGTCATCGGCGACGGCGTCCTCACCCCGACCATGTCAG TGCTGTCAGCAGTCTCCGGCCTCAGGATCAAGTTCCCGGAGCTACATGAAA ACTACACGGTGCTGCTCGCGTGCGTCGTGCTGGTGGGGCTCTTCGCGCTGCAGCACTACGGTACGCGCCGCGTAGGGTTCCTCTTCGCGCCGATCCTGCTCTCCTGGCTCGCCTGCATCGGCGGGATCGGGATCTACAACATTTTCAGGTGGAACCCGACCGTCGTCCGCGCGCTGTCCCCGTACTACATCTACAACTTCTTCAGGAAGGCCGGCAGGGACGGGTGGAGCTCGCTTGGAGGGATTGTGCTCTGCATCACAG GTGCTGAAGCAATGTTTGCAGACCTTGGGCATTTTTCAAAGCTTTCACTGAGG CTTGGGTTCACGATAGTGGTGTATCCTTGCTTAGTTCTGGCGTACATGGGGGAGGCCGCCTATCTGTCCAAACATAGGGAGGATCTCCAGAGCAGCTTTTACAAAGCTCTTCCAG ACCGTGTGTTCTGGCCTGTTCTGTTCATCGCGACGCTGGCCACCGCCGTCGGGAGCCAAGCGATCATCTCCGCCACGTTCTCCATCATAAGCCAGTGCCGGGCCCTGGGCTGCTTCCCGCGCATCAAGGTGGTGCACACGTCCAGCCATGTCCATGGCCAGATCTACATCCCGGAGGTGAACTGGACGCTCATGTCCCTCTGCCTCGCCGTCACCATCGGCTTCCGTGACACCGAGATGATCGGCAACGCCTACG GGCTGGCTGTGATCTTGGTGATGTTCGCGACGACGTGCCTGATGTTCCTGGTGATCACCACGGTGTGGAACCGGTCGGTGCTGTGGGCGGCGCTCTTCGCCGCCGGCTTCGGGTCCATGGAGCTGCTCTACCTCTCGGCGTGCCTGGCCAAGGTGCCGCACGGCGGCTGGCTGCCGCTGCTGCTCTCGCTAGCCACGCTGCTCGTCATGTCGGCGTGGCACTACGGCACGGCCAAGAAGCAGGAGTACGAGCTGCAGAACAAGGTGTGCCTGGACCACTTCATCGGCCTCAGCTCCGGCATGGGCCTCGTGCGCGTCCCCGGGGTCGGGTTCGTCTACTCCGACTCCGTCGCCGGCGTGCCGCCCATGTTCGCGCACTTCGTCACCAACTTCCCGGCGTTCCACCGGGTGCTCGTCTTCGTGTCGCTGCAGACGCTGACCGTGCCCAAGGTGCCGCCGGAGGAGCGGTTCCTGGTGGGCCGGATCGGGCGGCCGGAGCACCGGATGTTCCGCTGCGTGGTCCGGTACGGGTACAAGGAGGGCCGGTGGGACCACTTCAACTTCGAGGACCAGCTGCTGGTGAAGGTCCTGGAGTTCCTCCAGCTGCAGCAGGCGGACGGCGACGGCGAGCGGTGCAGCACCGGGTCCGGCGAGATGTCGGTCATCCCGGCCGCGCCCAGCCAGGCCGTCGTGGACGCGCTGGCGTCGATGAGCTCCGGCGAGATCGAGTACTacgccggcggcggcgccaagaAGGTGCGGTTCGAGGAGCTGCCGGCGGCgtggaggagggaggagacgaTGTCGGAGGTGAGGGCGCTGCTGGAGGAGCGGGAGGCCGGGGTGTCGTACATGATCGGGCACACCTGCGTGTTCGCGCACGAGTCGTCGTCCGCGGTGAAGAAGTTCGCCGTCAACGTCGTGTACGGGTTCCTCCGGCGCAACTCGCGGAGGCCCGCCGTCGTGCTCGGCATCCCCCACACCTCCCTCATCGAGGTCGGCATGGTTTACAGGGTGTGA